The proteins below are encoded in one region of Apium graveolens cultivar Ventura chromosome 4, ASM990537v1, whole genome shotgun sequence:
- the LOC141720930 gene encoding uncharacterized protein LOC141720930 isoform X2, protein MNDGGESSNSKPLDEIWAKLVPLDLGYSDVDLKLDEMVVFSEVIGSSSEKQEWCKITRNSDLCSAMMQNTSSNIVLVNGTVVETEDTCLIKCGSEIVPGHVEDGSLRYIFRVMATEQFSTKKLKIMLDFEHAKCSICLNIWHDVVTGAPCLHNFCNGCFSEWLRRSQEKHSSVLCPQCRAVVQFVGRNHFLHNIEEDILQSDSSLKRPDEELAILDSYAVIKSPLVINVERKTKRKRDLSLPSIESNAADHPCPQCGTQYSGFQCNSNTMHLQCHACGGMMPSRPNSSVPQHCIGCDRAFCGAYWHSQGVNGIASHPVCGQETLKPISEHTVTRIPTLAHDRNRHEQDITERCIQQTGSTLQSVIREYITKLNNREIDRTRMPLKHAEMITAGTHVCNDCYDKLVSFLLYWFRISIPKYQLPPEASQRENCWYGYACRTQHHSDDHARKRNHVCRPTRGSHM, encoded by the exons ATGAATGATGGAGGAGAGAGTTCTAATTCAAAGCCTCTTGATGAAATTTGGGCTAAACTTG TGCCATTGGATTTGGGATATTCTGATGTAGACTTGAAGTTGGATGAGATGGTAGTCTTCTCAGAGGTAATAGGTTCTTCATCTGAAAAGCAGGAATGGTGTAAAATAACAAGAAATTCAGACCTATGCTCAGCTATGATGCAAAATACGAG TTCCAACATCGTACTTGTTAATGGGACTGTTGTTGAAACTGAAGATACTTGCCTTATCAAATGTGGAAGTGAAATTGTACCCGGGCATGTTGAAGACG GCTCTTTAAGATACATATTTAGAGTGATGGCCACTGAACAATTTTCTACCAAAAAATTGAAG ATAATGCTAGATTTTGAGCATGCAAAATGCAGTATTTGTCTGAATATATGGCATGACGTTGTAACTGGTGCTCCGTGCCTTCATAACTTTTG CAATGGATGCTTCTCCGAATGGTTAAGAAGGTCCCAGGAGAAACATTCAAGTGTTCTTTGTCCTCAATGTCGAGCAGTTGTACAATTTGTCGGAAGAAATCATTTTCTCCACAATATTGAGGAG GATATCCTGCAAAGTGACTCCTCACTGAAGCGTCCTGATGAAGAACTTGCTATTCTGGATTCCTATGCTGTAATAAAGTCACCTCTT GTTATTAATGTCGAAAGAAAGACCAAACGTAAGAGGGATCTTTCACTACCCAGTATAGAAAGTAATGCCGCCGATCATCCATGCCCGCAATGTG GCACTCAATACTCAGGATTCCAATGCAACTCGAACACAATGCATCTGCAATGTCATGCATGTGGTGGGATGATGCCTTCTAGGCCTAATTCAAGTGTACCACAGCACT GTATAGGATGTGACCGAGCTTTTTGTGGGGCCTATTGGCATTCACAAGGAGTCAATGGAATTGCTTCTCATCCAGTATGCGGCCAAGAGACGCTCAAACCG ATTTCTGAACATACTGTCACCAGAATCCCAACTTTAGCTCATGACAGAAATAGGCATGAACAAGAT ATCACTGAAAGATGCATCCAGCAGACGGGGAGCACACTGCAGTCCGTTATTCGTGAGTATATCACAAAGTTGAACAACAGAGAAATAG ATCGCACAAGGATGCCATTAAAGCATGCTGAGATGATTACAGCTGGAACCCATGTTTGCAA TGATTGCTATGACAAGCTAGTCTCATTCCTTTTGTATTGGTTCCGGATCTCGATACCAAAATAT CAACTTCCACCAGAGGCATCTCAAAGAGAAAATTGCTGGTACGGATACGCTTGTCGGACACAGCACCATAGCGATGATCATGCTCGGAAAAGAAATCATGTGTGCCGACCAACTAGGGGTAGTCATATGTAA
- the LOC141720930 gene encoding uncharacterized protein LOC141720930 isoform X1, whose protein sequence is MNDGGESSNSKPLDEIWAKLVPLDLGYSDVDLKLDEMVVFSEVIGSSSEKQEWCKITRNSDLCSAMMQNTSSNIVLVNGTVVETEDTCLIKCGSEIVPGHVEDGSLRYIFRVMATEQFSTKKLKIMLDFEHAKCSICLNIWHDVVTGAPCLHNFCNGCFSEWLRRSQEKHSSVLCPQCRAVVQFVGRNHFLHNIEEDILQSDSSLKRPDEELAILDSYAVIKSPLVINVERKTKRKRDLSLPSIESNAADHPCPQCGTQYSGFQCNSNTMHLQCHACGGMMPSRPNSSVPQHCIGCDRAFCGAYWHSQGVNGIASHPVCGQETLKPGQLCNHGLFKISEHTVTRIPTLAHDRNRHEQDITERCIQQTGSTLQSVIREYITKLNNREIDRTRMPLKHAEMITAGTHVCNDCYDKLVSFLLYWFRISIPKYQLPPEASQRENCWYGYACRTQHHSDDHARKRNHVCRPTRGSHM, encoded by the exons ATGAATGATGGAGGAGAGAGTTCTAATTCAAAGCCTCTTGATGAAATTTGGGCTAAACTTG TGCCATTGGATTTGGGATATTCTGATGTAGACTTGAAGTTGGATGAGATGGTAGTCTTCTCAGAGGTAATAGGTTCTTCATCTGAAAAGCAGGAATGGTGTAAAATAACAAGAAATTCAGACCTATGCTCAGCTATGATGCAAAATACGAG TTCCAACATCGTACTTGTTAATGGGACTGTTGTTGAAACTGAAGATACTTGCCTTATCAAATGTGGAAGTGAAATTGTACCCGGGCATGTTGAAGACG GCTCTTTAAGATACATATTTAGAGTGATGGCCACTGAACAATTTTCTACCAAAAAATTGAAG ATAATGCTAGATTTTGAGCATGCAAAATGCAGTATTTGTCTGAATATATGGCATGACGTTGTAACTGGTGCTCCGTGCCTTCATAACTTTTG CAATGGATGCTTCTCCGAATGGTTAAGAAGGTCCCAGGAGAAACATTCAAGTGTTCTTTGTCCTCAATGTCGAGCAGTTGTACAATTTGTCGGAAGAAATCATTTTCTCCACAATATTGAGGAG GATATCCTGCAAAGTGACTCCTCACTGAAGCGTCCTGATGAAGAACTTGCTATTCTGGATTCCTATGCTGTAATAAAGTCACCTCTT GTTATTAATGTCGAAAGAAAGACCAAACGTAAGAGGGATCTTTCACTACCCAGTATAGAAAGTAATGCCGCCGATCATCCATGCCCGCAATGTG GCACTCAATACTCAGGATTCCAATGCAACTCGAACACAATGCATCTGCAATGTCATGCATGTGGTGGGATGATGCCTTCTAGGCCTAATTCAAGTGTACCACAGCACT GTATAGGATGTGACCGAGCTTTTTGTGGGGCCTATTGGCATTCACAAGGAGTCAATGGAATTGCTTCTCATCCAGTATGCGGCCAAGAGACGCTCAAACCG GGACAGCTCTGTAATCATGGTTTGTTCAAA ATTTCTGAACATACTGTCACCAGAATCCCAACTTTAGCTCATGACAGAAATAGGCATGAACAAGAT ATCACTGAAAGATGCATCCAGCAGACGGGGAGCACACTGCAGTCCGTTATTCGTGAGTATATCACAAAGTTGAACAACAGAGAAATAG ATCGCACAAGGATGCCATTAAAGCATGCTGAGATGATTACAGCTGGAACCCATGTTTGCAA TGATTGCTATGACAAGCTAGTCTCATTCCTTTTGTATTGGTTCCGGATCTCGATACCAAAATAT CAACTTCCACCAGAGGCATCTCAAAGAGAAAATTGCTGGTACGGATACGCTTGTCGGACACAGCACCATAGCGATGATCATGCTCGGAAAAGAAATCATGTGTGCCGACCAACTAGGGGTAGTCATATGTAA
- the LOC141720930 gene encoding uncharacterized protein LOC141720930 isoform X3, whose amino-acid sequence MVVFSEVIGSSSEKQEWCKITRNSDLCSAMMQNTSSNIVLVNGTVVETEDTCLIKCGSEIVPGHVEDGSLRYIFRVMATEQFSTKKLKIMLDFEHAKCSICLNIWHDVVTGAPCLHNFCNGCFSEWLRRSQEKHSSVLCPQCRAVVQFVGRNHFLHNIEEDILQSDSSLKRPDEELAILDSYAVIKSPLVINVERKTKRKRDLSLPSIESNAADHPCPQCGTQYSGFQCNSNTMHLQCHACGGMMPSRPNSSVPQHCIGCDRAFCGAYWHSQGVNGIASHPVCGQETLKPGQLCNHGLFKISEHTVTRIPTLAHDRNRHEQDITERCIQQTGSTLQSVIREYITKLNNREIDRTRMPLKHAEMITAGTHVCNDCYDKLVSFLLYWFRISIPKYQLPPEASQRENCWYGYACRTQHHSDDHARKRNHVCRPTRGSHM is encoded by the exons ATGGTAGTCTTCTCAGAGGTAATAGGTTCTTCATCTGAAAAGCAGGAATGGTGTAAAATAACAAGAAATTCAGACCTATGCTCAGCTATGATGCAAAATACGAG TTCCAACATCGTACTTGTTAATGGGACTGTTGTTGAAACTGAAGATACTTGCCTTATCAAATGTGGAAGTGAAATTGTACCCGGGCATGTTGAAGACG GCTCTTTAAGATACATATTTAGAGTGATGGCCACTGAACAATTTTCTACCAAAAAATTGAAG ATAATGCTAGATTTTGAGCATGCAAAATGCAGTATTTGTCTGAATATATGGCATGACGTTGTAACTGGTGCTCCGTGCCTTCATAACTTTTG CAATGGATGCTTCTCCGAATGGTTAAGAAGGTCCCAGGAGAAACATTCAAGTGTTCTTTGTCCTCAATGTCGAGCAGTTGTACAATTTGTCGGAAGAAATCATTTTCTCCACAATATTGAGGAG GATATCCTGCAAAGTGACTCCTCACTGAAGCGTCCTGATGAAGAACTTGCTATTCTGGATTCCTATGCTGTAATAAAGTCACCTCTT GTTATTAATGTCGAAAGAAAGACCAAACGTAAGAGGGATCTTTCACTACCCAGTATAGAAAGTAATGCCGCCGATCATCCATGCCCGCAATGTG GCACTCAATACTCAGGATTCCAATGCAACTCGAACACAATGCATCTGCAATGTCATGCATGTGGTGGGATGATGCCTTCTAGGCCTAATTCAAGTGTACCACAGCACT GTATAGGATGTGACCGAGCTTTTTGTGGGGCCTATTGGCATTCACAAGGAGTCAATGGAATTGCTTCTCATCCAGTATGCGGCCAAGAGACGCTCAAACCG GGACAGCTCTGTAATCATGGTTTGTTCAAA ATTTCTGAACATACTGTCACCAGAATCCCAACTTTAGCTCATGACAGAAATAGGCATGAACAAGAT ATCACTGAAAGATGCATCCAGCAGACGGGGAGCACACTGCAGTCCGTTATTCGTGAGTATATCACAAAGTTGAACAACAGAGAAATAG ATCGCACAAGGATGCCATTAAAGCATGCTGAGATGATTACAGCTGGAACCCATGTTTGCAA TGATTGCTATGACAAGCTAGTCTCATTCCTTTTGTATTGGTTCCGGATCTCGATACCAAAATAT CAACTTCCACCAGAGGCATCTCAAAGAGAAAATTGCTGGTACGGATACGCTTGTCGGACACAGCACCATAGCGATGATCATGCTCGGAAAAGAAATCATGTGTGCCGACCAACTAGGGGTAGTCATATGTAA
- the LOC141720930 gene encoding uncharacterized protein LOC141720930 isoform X4, which yields MNDGGESSNSKPLDEIWAKLVPLDLGYSDVDLKLDEMVVFSEVIGSSSEKQEWCKITRNSDLCSAMMQNTSSNIVLVNGTVVETEDTCLIKCGSEIVPGHVEDGSLRYIFRVMATEQFSTKKLKIMLDFEHAKCSICLNIWHDVVTGAPCLHNFCNGCFSEWLRRSQEKHSSVLCPQCRAVVQFVGRNHFLHNIEEDILQSDSSLKRPDEELAILDSYAVIKSPLVINVERKTKRKRDLSLPSIESNAADHPCPQCGTQYSGFQCNSNTMHLQCHACGGMMPSRPNSSVPQHCIGCDRAFCGAYWHSQGVNGIASHPVCGQETLKPGQLCNHGLFKISEHTVTRIPTLAHDRNRHEQDITERCIQQTGSTLQSVIREYITKLNNREIDRTRMPLKHAEMITAGTHVCK from the exons ATGAATGATGGAGGAGAGAGTTCTAATTCAAAGCCTCTTGATGAAATTTGGGCTAAACTTG TGCCATTGGATTTGGGATATTCTGATGTAGACTTGAAGTTGGATGAGATGGTAGTCTTCTCAGAGGTAATAGGTTCTTCATCTGAAAAGCAGGAATGGTGTAAAATAACAAGAAATTCAGACCTATGCTCAGCTATGATGCAAAATACGAG TTCCAACATCGTACTTGTTAATGGGACTGTTGTTGAAACTGAAGATACTTGCCTTATCAAATGTGGAAGTGAAATTGTACCCGGGCATGTTGAAGACG GCTCTTTAAGATACATATTTAGAGTGATGGCCACTGAACAATTTTCTACCAAAAAATTGAAG ATAATGCTAGATTTTGAGCATGCAAAATGCAGTATTTGTCTGAATATATGGCATGACGTTGTAACTGGTGCTCCGTGCCTTCATAACTTTTG CAATGGATGCTTCTCCGAATGGTTAAGAAGGTCCCAGGAGAAACATTCAAGTGTTCTTTGTCCTCAATGTCGAGCAGTTGTACAATTTGTCGGAAGAAATCATTTTCTCCACAATATTGAGGAG GATATCCTGCAAAGTGACTCCTCACTGAAGCGTCCTGATGAAGAACTTGCTATTCTGGATTCCTATGCTGTAATAAAGTCACCTCTT GTTATTAATGTCGAAAGAAAGACCAAACGTAAGAGGGATCTTTCACTACCCAGTATAGAAAGTAATGCCGCCGATCATCCATGCCCGCAATGTG GCACTCAATACTCAGGATTCCAATGCAACTCGAACACAATGCATCTGCAATGTCATGCATGTGGTGGGATGATGCCTTCTAGGCCTAATTCAAGTGTACCACAGCACT GTATAGGATGTGACCGAGCTTTTTGTGGGGCCTATTGGCATTCACAAGGAGTCAATGGAATTGCTTCTCATCCAGTATGCGGCCAAGAGACGCTCAAACCG GGACAGCTCTGTAATCATGGTTTGTTCAAA ATTTCTGAACATACTGTCACCAGAATCCCAACTTTAGCTCATGACAGAAATAGGCATGAACAAGAT ATCACTGAAAGATGCATCCAGCAGACGGGGAGCACACTGCAGTCCGTTATTCGTGAGTATATCACAAAGTTGAACAACAGAGAAATAG ATCGCACAAGGATGCCATTAAAGCATGCTGAGATGATTACAGCTGGAACCCATGTTTGCAAGTAA